The Bos mutus isolate GX-2022 chromosome 11, NWIPB_WYAK_1.1, whole genome shotgun sequence nucleotide sequence TAGATGTAATCTAGGGCTGGGGTTTGGAGGTTTTAGGACTGAGATTTTCCtcctggaagaaagaaaacacctCCACGGCCATGGGACACCACCGCCCCCTGGCTTTCTGTCCCAGACCCTGGTGGAGAGGAGGGCGCAGAGCCAGGCCACAGGCAGGGGCCATCCCAGAGCTGGCAGCGCCCCCTCCTCGCTATCTCCCTGCCTCTTGGTGCACGAGGTCTCCATGCGTGTCTCGGGCAACCCTGAGCCCCACGTCCTGGATTCTCCTCAAGCCCCAGAAGCTTGGCTGCTCAGTCACCGAGGGAATGTGCCTCCTGAATCTGATTCAACACAGTTCCTGGGCAAGTCTCACATGCAGCCCATAGAGGAAACCTCAGGCTTATGCTAAATCCTCCAAATTCCCGACTGCCGTCCTGACGTGGGACCAGGGGTTGGGAGAGGACTGGACATGTGCAGGAATGAGAAGCACCCAGAATTCACAGCTTGAGGGGAGACAGTGTCCTGCTGGCTGCCTCGGGGAGGCAGCCCGCCCTGCCCAAGTGGCCAGGGTCTGGTTTTTACCTTTTCCGCTTGGCTGAGTTCCTCCTTACTCCTTAGCCTATCCCTGTGCGGGGGGTCTGGGCCCAGGCCCTCGTCTTCTAACAACTGCGCATTCATGGTCAAGAGCCAGGCAGCCGTGCGGTCCAGGGCATTGGGGCTCACGGGTGAAGGGCCCTGCGATGAAACACAGCTGTGAGGGACTGGGgcgggagggcaggggtggggagggggtggtcccGGGTGCGGCACAGGGATGGATGGGCATCTCTGATACAACCCCCGGCCCCGGGGAGTTTCGCCTCCTGACGCAGCCTGAGGCTGTCATGAGCCCGGGGCGGAGGGGAGCCTAGCTGAACATGGCTTTTCTGCCACCTGGGGGAGAGCCAGTGGGCTTGGGCTGGCAGGTGGGTGTCTAACCCAAAGAACCCATAACTCTGCGCAGAGCCCTGAAGACCAGCTCAGAGCAGGAGGGGGACCAGGGGCCAGGTGGACTCCTACCCTGGGTTGGGCTTTAACAGGCTTTGGAACTGGAGATGGGCAGACAgatccctccctctttctccctgACTCCAGCTGTCTCTGGGGAAACTGGCAGAGGGACCCCAAGCCACAGTGAAGCTGGTTCACAGGATTTAGGCAGGGGCCACTGTGGGGGTGTCACGGCAAGTAGCTGGTGGGAGGGGGCCGAGTGTGGCATTCAGCATGGGATGGCAGCTGGGTGCGGGTGGAGATGACGTGGCCGGGAGGAGCAGCACGACATGGGGGGTCAGCCCGCCCCCACCCTGGGGCGGCGGGGTGATGGCCTGCTCTCTGCCCAGCAGCACTGACCTGCTTGTGCACGGCGCGAGGCTTCAGCTCGGGGCTGTCGCCCTTGGAGGATGAGGACTGTTGCCGCAGCCGGGCTCCGGGCCCAGCCCAGTCGGGCGAGGCCGAGGCCAGCGTCCCGCTCGACGGCCGTGGGTACTGCAGGGTGCTCAGCAGGGTGGGTGGCGTCCGGCCGCGGGGCGcagggggcggcggcgggggtgGCGGCGGCGGCTGGTCGATCCTCCGCTGGGGGCCGGCACTGTTCTGCCGTGGCACTGTAGGCTGCCCACCCTTCTCGGTCAGCGACACCTGCCGCCGTGCCAGCTCCCCGGGGCGCCGGCCCAGGTCTTCGGGGGCGGTGGCGGCAGTGCTGCTGCTGAAGCTGCCCAGCTTGGCGGCAGCTGCCAGCTCTTCACTGTTGCTGTGGGAGCTCAGGGAGCTGTGGCCCTCAGAGCCCGAGTCGCCGAGGCCGCGGGGAGACAGCGGCAGGCCAGCCGCCATCTGGTACACGGGATTCTGGAAGGACAGCGGTGCCAGGAGCTGGGGCCGGCCTGGCGCGCCCTCTGACGTGACCGGCGTGGTGGGCGTCTGGCCTGCCCGCCGCACTGTGGCCAGCCCCGCCAGGCTCACGGGGGCCGCCCGGGCCGGCCACCCGGCCACCAGCTGAGTGGCAGGCGCTTGGCCATCGGCGGTGAGGGCGTCGGGGCCTGCTGGGGAGCCCGCCTCCCCATCCAGCACGCGGGCGTCTTGGAGGTCCACCATGGACAGACTCTTGCCGCCGTTGGCCATCTGAAGGTCGGGCTCGTTGGCTTCCGAGTAACTCGAGCTGCGGGCAGGTGAGGGCTGGACCCCGGAGGACCTTGTGACAAAAAACAAGTCCTTGTTTTCGGGGGTTGGAGACGGTAACCGGGTGAAATCTATCAGACTGCAGGGAGACAAGCACACACAGGGAAAGAAGGGGGAAGAGAAGAACTGTGAATGCGGCCCAGGCGGGTCCCGACCAACTGAGAGCCCCGCCAACCTGCTGCCCGTGGCCTGAGccggggagggggaaggggggaggagggaaggcaggggaggcagggaggggagaagagaggaggggagggggctgcaaGAAGGGGAGAGTCCCGGGGCGCAGCTGCGAAACCAAACCACAGCCACCGAGTCTGGCAGAAGCCACCACCAAGGCGTGGGGCGGATGGCTGCTCCTACACGGAACCGCTGCACTAGGGGCCCGAGCTCCCAGCACGAGGCCAGGCTGCCTAGCAGCGGCCCCTTCCCTGCTCAGCACGGCATCTTGGGACAGTAGGTTCTGGGGCCTGGGGTGTTCTGGAAAGTCCCCCTGAGCTAAATCCAAACCCACAGTGCAGTGGCTCTCTGCTACCCGAGGGTCCTGCACCAGGAATGATGACTTCAAAGCCACGGGGGGCTCCCTCTGCCTCTTCCCTCCCGTCCCTAGTCAGGCTGCTCACCAAAGTGGGGGGCCTGTGCTGAGAGAAGCCTCCACCTGCAGCCTCCTACTGCCACCCTTTGTCTGACTGGCAGGCGGGGGCTGGGGCTTCcggcaaaaaaaaaaggtatcagaGGAGGATCCTCATGGCGTGACTCAGGCAGGGAGGGCCTGTGCCTGCAGCCGTAGGCCACGTCCCTGACCCTCCACCCCAGGCCCCTAGCCTCTCCCTGGCCCCTTCCAGGAAaagcctgctccttggaaggaggcaCAAAACCAGGGGGGCTTTGGAGGGAAGGATCAGGGGGAGCTGAACAGGCTGAGTGGGCTGGAGGCAGCAGGAACCTGGGGCTTCGATGTGGGCTTAGAAAGGAGGTGGCTTAGCCTGGGATGGAGAGGAAGTCCATCCCAGGGGTGATGGGACAGGACAGGGCAGGTTGTGGCCACTCGAGGCCACGGCACTTGGGGGCTGAGAAGAAGTGGACGGGGGAAGTAGCTGGAGTCGGGAGAAACCCAGACCAGCCTTGGGCCTGGGTCACCCTTCACACGCCCAGGTCAGCTCTCCTGACCTCTCGACCGAGGCGTGTCCCCACTTGAACTCTTGCTTTGCCTCACTTGGCAGGTTGTAGGGACGGCCCCTCAAGACGTAGAGGGACCCGGGGGGAAGGGGCATCAAGGTCTCTGCATCTCCGGCCTCCTCCTGGGCCTCCAGTCCCTCACACCACATCCCCAGGTCCTTGATCTCAATGCCCTCGCCTGCTAAAAGCCTGCCGTCCCCACCATCTCAGACCCAGACAGCGCCCAGCTCTGCTGCTCCAGCCGCAGCCTCGTGAGCCGGTCCAAGACGGTCCTGCTGGACGAGGGGAGTGTTTGACCCCAAGTACAGGTAGCTTGCTGTAAATGCTAAGGTCCTTGTCCTGACGTCAACACTCGAGAACATTCTGCCTCCCCCTCCACTGTGTATTGACGGGGCACTCATCCCAGCACTGGGCGTGCAGAGTGGGAGCTGGGCCTCAGCATCCCTCTAGTTTCCTGGGGCTCCCAGCCTCTACGCCTCGTGGAGTCACCTGAACTCCTCCTGAAAACACACCCTGGAGCTCTACTTCCAGAGACTCTGGTTCAGGCCCAGGAAATACGAGCTCATACACACATAAAAAAGTGACTGTGACTAGTGCTGATTGGGACCAGTAACTGTTCCTCGACAAAAGATACTGTCTTTCTCCAGGCCTTTGTGCTAGTCCCTCTACCTAAAATGCCTTTTCCACCAATGGAAATGCTACTTTTCTTAAGCTCAAAACTATAGTgctacctcctccaggaagccctccctgatttTTCCCAAATAGACTCTTACTCCTTAGGGCCCAAGGAACACCCTGAGTTTCATTCGACTTGTTTCATAAACACCAGTATAGGTTTCCTCCTCCCCAAAGGAGACTGCAGATGGGCTCTGCCCGGTCTGTACCTGCACCCCACCACACCCAGCACACCTGGCGGCTCTTACCCAGACAGGTCGTTCTCGATTACCATCTTCTGCAGCCCAGCCGAGACGCTGCTGCTGCCAGAGCCAGGTGTAGAGGCCAAGTCGTTGGTGCCTGCGAGCTGCCCACTGCCCGGGGTGCTCAGAGCTGTGTGGACGTCCCTCAGGATTCGAGGCAGAGGCCCCAGCTTGGATACGATGCTCTGCAAAGACACGGCAAAGGGGGCAGGTGTGAGCCAGGGGGCACCTGGGGAGGCCAAATGCACTGGAGCCACCGTGTTCAAAATCACTAAGCAGCCAGTCAGAGCTGCAGGCTCGCGCTCCCCTGCAATCagattcagtgggtctggggaGGGGTAGGGAGCCCAGAAACGACAAATTACATTTTTATCAGCTCCCTGGATATCTGTAGGATGGGGGCAAGGCCCACAGGAAGACACACTAACCTAGTCCAAGCCTTTCACCCTGGTCTGTCCTGTCTCAGGGGcccacagaggatcctggagttTGCCTCTGTCTCCCCAGTGGAGAGGCTTCTGGGGTGGCCCCCTCCCACGTCATCTACTGCACAGGGCGGGCTGAGGCCCGACCCACTTCAACACCCGAGTCCCCGGGGTGATGGCCcaggcacagagcaggcactCCTGCTCACCTGTCAGACAAACAAGTGGCCAGTCAGGCAGAGGGTGGTGCCTGGGCTCCTCTGAAGCCCACTGTCCTGGTTTAGACCAATGGCGGTAAAGCTTCTAGGCCGAGcgggttgggggttggggggactcTGCCTTCATCTGGATTATGTCCCGGCTTCCACCAACGGCTATGTGCAGAAAGCAAGCATGAAAACTCATGTGGTCCACAGAGGGGAGACATGAGCAGCAAACAGCTCGACTTTAAATCCTGCTGCAACACTGTCAGCTGTGACGGCTGCAAACCACCGTCCATACCTCCCGCCTGGTCATGCACGCATGGGGGATGGTGGCCCCCAGCACAGAGGCTCTGGAAGTGGTGGCAGAGTGACAGGTGTTGGCAGCTGTGGAGGAAGACAGGGCTCTGAGCCTCATTTCCGTTGCTCCCTCCTGGGTCTCTCAGAGCCAAAGGGCAATGGACATAAAGGAGCAAAAACGATTGCAATGGCCATTCATAGTGAAAAGCTGGGACTGATCTGAGTGTCCAGTGAACTGCATGGTGCAGTCACATGATTGGACAGTCTGTGCCATTAGAAAGGTCACAGTGGTGTGTGGCACGTATGGTTGGGGAAAGATGCCCATGAGAGAAGAGTGAGCAATGCATGCAGCAGTGCACGCTACGTTCTCACTTTAACAGAAAAGGGTAAGAACTGCCTGTGTGGGTACCTAACATGTGCACAGAAGTGCCTAGAAGGCCGCGCACCAGAGCGCCCTGAGTGCTCACCCCTAAGGATGGGACGGGAGCAGGAGGCCTTCCAGCTCTGGTTCAGCAGCAGCTACTTttgtaatcagtcctgaatattcattggaaggaccgatgcatattaaaaagcaaagacattactttgccaacaaaggtccatctggtcaaagctatggtttttccagttgtcatgtatgggtgtgagagttggaccataaagaaagctgagtgttgaagagttgatgcttttgaactgtggtgttggagaagactcttgagagtcccttggactgcaaggggattcaaccagtcaatcctaaggagatcagtcctgaatattcattgggaggactgatgctgaagctaaaactctaatactttggccacctgatgtgaagaactgactcactgaaaagaccctgatgctgggaaagattgaaggcagtaggagaaggggatgacagaggatgagacggttggatggtatcaccgactcaatggatatgagtttgagcaagctctgggagttggtgaaagacagggaagcctggcgtgctgcagtccatggggtcgccaagagtcaggcacaactgatcgactgaactgaacttttgtaAGATGGGCTCTCAGAGCCCTGGGGGGCAGCAGAAGTTCTGGAAGTGGGTCCTGGCAGGCCTGGCAGTTGCTGCCCAGAACCTGCCCACTGTGCAGGCTGGGCCTGCTGTGGGCAGTGGAACCCAGGCCACAGGCCCTGTAGCAGTGTCAGAGGTGTTGAGGGAATGACTGTTTCAACAGATGGTCAAGGGCACTTCTGGAAAGTTTTGCAACTTGCTGCCTGACACATGGAGGTGCAGCATCTCCAGTCCATCTTTTTTGTATCAGTGGCCTTAAAATCCAGAGCAAGGACATTTTAGGAGACACAGCTAAATCTGATCATACTTCCCACGGGTAGGGAGCACAGCACGCCTTCACCCATGGATGCCATCCACTCAGAGGCATAGCTGAGGCCCCAGTACACCGAGTGGGCTACCCTGGCAGATGTCAGTGCGTGAACGTGGCACTCGCCACCAAGGATAACGGCCGAGATCCCTCCCCAGCACGTGCTGACAGGGCCTGCACTGGATCCCTGGGCTCTGGCGCCCTGGTGGGGCCGCTGATCTCTACCGCACAGGCAAAGCCTCGGGCCTCGTGGTTACTCCGGGAGGAGCAGCCTGCAGCTTCAGTGCCCTAGGGCCCAGCCACTGCCCCATCATGGCCCAAGTGGTCAGGCACCTGCTCCAGCTGGCTGACGGCCTCCCAGAGCAGCGAGTGCAGGCTGGAGAGCTCGCGGCCCAGGTCGATGTAGCCCTCGAAGCCAGCCGTGTTGGAGACGGTCTCGGGATTGGAGATCTCCAGCAGGAAGCGCTGCATGTTGGTCCACTCGTGCTCCAGGAACTGGTTCATGAACGACATGTACTCTTCCTTGCTGCCGAACCTGGAGCCAAGCAGATGGGGTGAGCGCTCTGGGCCCTACCCGGGAGCCCCCCTACTTCTCGGAGACACCCTCGCCCCCTGGGCTCCCATCCCTCCTCTGTGGCCGCCTTCCACGCCACTTACTCCCCAGCCAGCCAACCCCCACAGATTCAGGGCGCTCATGGCTAAGTCTGGAGACCCCCTTCTGGACTTTTCCTCCCAGGATCTGGAATGTTCCATGGCCCTCACTCCACATTCATGGCCAGTCTcaatctccttcctctttccctccaaaTGTCTGTGACCCTTGATGCACAACTGACTCTCAAGCCACACTTGGCCAGGTCTCTCTGCTAAGCCTTCCGCATGTTCCTCTTCAGGCACCTTCCTTTGTCCTCAGCTTGGCCAAGTCTGGGGTCACCTTCATCACCCCAAACCTACACCCTCCTCTGGAGCTCCCCATCCCAAGGAGACCGATCCAGAAGCCTGGACGTGTTCAactgctccctctgcctccccGTCAACCGGCAAGGCCTACTGGCCTCATCTGATGACCCCACAACTTGCAGCCATGGCCTCCTGTATCACCATCACTTCTGGTATCATCCCTGACCCAATCCTTCCACCGCTCTGCCTTTACCAGGACCATAACTCTGCTCTCTTCCTGGTCTCAGGGCTGCCAGTCTTGTTCCCTCCGTTCCTGGCCCCTCTGCTGCTGGGCTGAACTTGGCAGGACTTGGAACAGATGAGGGCCACCTTGCTCAAAGCCCTCTGGCAGCTCCTACTGCCCTGCCTGGCCTCCAAGTCCTTGCTGTCCTCTAGGGTGGTCTCCGACCTCTCTCTACCTAGCACGTGACAATTCAGGAACGGCAGAGAGTCTGGTCCCTCCCTGGCCTGCACCTCTGTGTCTTTTCGTCCTGAACTCAGCTGGGAAGCGCATCTCCTAGGaagcctccctctctcctcttccaaCAAGCGGATGGCCCTCCTAGGAGGCCACGCCCCTGTCCATCACCGCTCTCCCTGCTGAAGTGTTGGCTCTGGGAGGGTGGGGACCAGCGGTGATTCATGGCCCAGCCCTGCGAAGGCCTGGAGGGGCTCGACCCACACCTCGTGAGAGCCGCTTTCTGAGCCAGCCCATCTGTGTCCACCCACTCGCTCTAAGGTACAGCGAGAACACTGAAGTGCTTCACGAACAGACGTCCTTGGCAGCCTTAGACAAGGACAGTCTGGAGCCACCCGGGTGCCCAACCGCAGCAGACGGGTTCAGGAGACATGGGCCCTTCTCCCTTGAAGGCATATTAGTCACTCATTTCAAAAGGAAGCTCGTGAATGTTAAGTATGTGGGAGAATCCTTATGATAAAACGTTCATtcaaagaagcagaaggaaaaataatacccTGCCTTATCACCCTTGAAAACTAAGGAAACGCACCACAGGAGGGGAGCCTGCggtgcagaggagagagagacgGAGGGAGGCGGGACCAAGAAGGCAGGGACGGGCTCCAACCTGCcgtggtggggttgggggggacgTGGCACTCACTTGGCAAAGTTGGCCAGGTTCTGGGTGACTTTGGCGATGAGGGTGAGTGTGCGAGCGGTGCGGTCGTCGGGGTACTCCTGAAGCAGGTTGAAGAGCGAGGGGGACATAATGGCTGGGCAGAGGAAGCGCAGGAACAGGGAGGCACTGATGAGCCGCTCGCTGATGTCCGGCCGGCCACGGCTGCTGCACTCTTGCCGCCAAGAGGCAAACACCTCCTTGAGCTCCCGGGGGAAGACGCTGTGTGGGGACAGGTCATGGGGGGGAGTCGGGGAGTCAGTCGCCAGGCTGGGACCAGAGCAGGGAGCTGGTTCTGGGTCTGATGGAACCGAGTTCTGTCCCGCGCCCACCCTGATGGCTACATGACGGCCCAATGCCCAAGTTCTCTGAGCCCACTTCTCCACCATCCACCATCcgctgggcagggccaggccaccACAGGGCAGGGATGCCCAGGCCGCGGTTGGTGGGTATCTCAGAGGGCCTGAGTGAGAGATGACATCAGCACTGGGGCCAGGTCCCACGGGGCTTCACCCCTGCCCCACCCGGCAGGCGTGGGGTCTTTTGCAGAGGGAGGGACACGTGGTAGAAACAGAGCACCGCTCCTCAGTTCTTGTCCCCGGCTTTTGAGAGGGACCCCCTCTGCTCCAATAACGTTACAGGATCTGAGGTTCTCAGCAGAGCTGGGTGATCAAGACGAGGGGCGGATCCTAACCACAGGCTAAGAACACAGGTCCTCGCTAACTCAGGTGTGGAGGGAAGCGGAGGCAGCGACCTCCCTAGGCCGACCTGGAGAGGGTGGGCAGGGCTCTCAGTACCTGTCTGGGGGCTGTCCCCGCTGAGCACCTCCACCCTGCCTCAGTGAGGCCCCACCAGGCCAGCCTTTCAGAGGCCTTCCTATCTTTTTCACTCTGGAAGATGGGTGTTCCCTGAACCCAGCCTACCCTTGGCTCTCCCACTAgctccagggtgctctgcccCAGGGCCTGGCCCTCCCCAGGCTTCCGTTTCCTCACTCCCGCAAGGGGAACAAGGCCATCCCTGCCGAGTTCACACAGCCATCTATCCGAAGGTGGGGACCCCCAAGGTCTTAAGCTGCTTTGATCAGCTTGAAAAGCTTTTGCCCAACAAGCCCAACAGACTCAGGCAGTGAACATGGCTGAACAACAAGGACGTGGCTGGAGAGGAAGTGAGGGCAGGTGACCTTGAGCCCCGGCCCCTGAAGCGCCTGGCCCAGGACTGGGCAGGGGGCAGGCGCTGAGTGATAACATTTATCAGCGGCCTCGTTCAGAACTGAGAGGGGCCTGCACACACGCcagaaagaggaaatggaaaaccattgTCCACGGATATGTTTCCCCGTGTCCCACACCCGGCCCGCCCTGGGTGAAAACACAGCCCAAGGGTGGGAAGTGTGTTCCAGACTTCAAACTCTCTGGTTGTCCCTCCTGGCCCGGTGCCAAGGGTCATTTTCAGCTCAGCCCAAAGGGCCAGGGAGGCCCAGTGAGCACCCTGTGTAACCCTGGGGCAGGGGGACTGGGGCCGCCAGCGTCGACCCCGCCGGCTCTGCCCTGACCCAAGGCTGTCGCTCTCCTCGCAGGCCCGCCTCTGCCTGTGCCTGTCCTTCGGGAGCAGCTAGGTCCTTCTGGTGCCCAGCCCTGGGGTGCTCAGGGCACTCTGATGGGAGCAGAGCTGTGAGCCAGGGTGGCTGCGGGGGTGAGCCTACCGTCTCTGGTGACATAATAAAGGAGGGCCAGAAAGGGGAGCCAGATACAGGCCCTCCAACAGGACAGGAAAGAACACGACCAAAGAGAGAAGCAAGCTACGGCCAGAGGCGGGACGGGGGAATGGGGCCAGGAGAGCCACTCGGGTGGGGAAGGGAACGTAGGTCCTGAGCTGGAGCAGTGACCGAGGAAAAAGCCTGGGCAGCTCCTCCAGTGTGAAAATAAAGCCACTCCTGGGGGCTGGTAGTATGGTCCCCTGGACAGTCACACAGCCGTCTCTGATGAGGCTGTACTAGCTCAGTGGCCACCATTCACATGTGCCGGGACGTTCATCTTGCACGGAATGGCCCGGGACTGACTGTGGCCCAATCCTGTGAGAGCAGCCTGCCCTGCACACTTCCACTCCTCTCTGGGGCCGCCAGGGGCCTGCAGAACTCGGTCCTAGTAAAGGCCAGTCCTCCTCCTCAGTTCTCTATGGTCCCAGCAGGAGGCCCACCCAGTGTCCAGGCCCCACACAGGTGCGTGATGGGGCCACTCCAAGCCTGTGACCTGAGCACCAGCTTCCATGGCCAGGTGaagccacccacccaccccaggggTGCCTGAGCAGAGCCTTGTGCGTCTGGCTTCTTGTCCAGCCGTAGCACCTACAGTGGTGCCAGGCAGTACCCACTGTCCAGCATGTGTAAGGGACTGCTGGGTCTGAATCCTCAACAATGCACATCCTACCTACACATTCTGGAACACTCCAACGTCTGAGCCCAGAAAGGACCAGTCGGACTCAGCGGGGTCAGGAAAAAGGTGCACTCCAATCCCAGGGCGCCGACTCTGAAGCTGTGTTACCCGCCCTCTCCCTGTTAAACCTCAGCTCTCTTGTTGGCAATGACAGAGGAGAGCGCCTCACCGAGCTCTCGGGATGGGATGACGCTCACAGGGGCCAGCCCAGCGCCCAGCATGCTCTAGGCACCCAGCCTACACAGAAGgatggggggagagggagggatgtgGGATGGGACCCTGGGCAGTAGAGGCCGAGTGGGCGTGGGGGCAGCACTGACCAGTAGGAGTTGATGATTTTGCAGAAGGCCAGCTCGCAGCACATCTTGAGGTTGCCCTGGTGCTCAGGGAGGTCAGCGGCCGAGCACTTGCTTGGGTCCACTTCACAGTTCTCGTCTGACTCGTACAGCGCTTTGATGAACTCCCCTGTGGCCGAGAGGGCAGGAGGGGGCTGTGAGGAGCCAGTCAGCATGCCCCACCCTGACCCTCTTGCCCCGAGTCGGCCCACACCCCCTACCTAGTGCGTCCTGCAGGTACTTCTGGCCCACCAGCTTGAGGTACTCCTCGATGGCCTTGGTGGCCAGCGTGTTCTCGCGGAAGATGAGGTGCTCGTTGTCCCCACAGCGGTCCACCTCCGACATCATCAGGTCGGTCAGGAAGTCCTGTGGAGCCAGGTGAGGAGAGCAGACCTGAGCAGGCCTGGCAAGTAAGGCCCCAGGGGTCCAGACCCGCGCTCCCTGGCCAGGAGCCCCTGCTCTGGGAGGCTGCTCCATCGCCAAGCTGCTGGGTCTCACCTGTGGGGGCTTCCGGGGCGTGAGAGCAGGGCAGCCTGATGAGGGGACATGGTGACATCTGAGCTGGACCCCGGATCAGCGAGGCAAGAGCCCCCGCATCATGGCCAGACCCGTGGGACTCAAATCTCTGCtcagccctgccccagcctggTGGGGTGACCGAAAAGAGCACCCCCATCCCAGGGCGGAGGACAAACAGGCTGCCCTGCCTCCTCGTACAAGCAGCTGCGACCGTCCGCCCATCACTGTGATGAGGTCTCCCACGCCAGACAGGGGCTCGTTCTGTGCAGCCTCACAGGGAAGAAAGACAAGAGGCAGAGGCGGGCCAGCTGCCCTGAAAGGCAGTGA carries:
- the DAB2IP gene encoding disabled homolog 2-interacting protein isoform X2; amino-acid sequence: MEPSAATPFRVTGFLSRRLKGSIKRTKSQPKLDRNHSFRHILPGFRSAAAAAAASAADNERSHLMPRLKESRSHESLLSPSSAVEALDLSMEEEVVIKPVHSSILGQDYCFEVTTSSGSKCFSCRSAAERDKWMENLRRAVHPNKDNSRRVEHILKLWVIEAKDLPAKKKYLCELCLDDVLYARTTGKLKTDNVFWGEHFEFHNLPPLRMVTVHLYRETDKKKKKERSSYLGLVSLPAASVAGRQFVEKWYPVVTPNPKGGKGPGPMIRIKARYQTITILPMEMYKEFAEHITNHYLGLCAALEPILSAKTKEEMASALVHILQSTGKVKDFLTDLMMSEVDRCGDNEHLIFRENTLATKAIEEYLKLVGQKYLQDALGEFIKALYESDENCEVDPSKCSAADLPEHQGNLKMCCELAFCKIINSYCVFPRELKEVFASWRQECSSRGRPDISERLISASLFLRFLCPAIMSPSLFNLLQEYPDDRTARTLTLIAKVTQNLANFAKFGSKEEYMSFMNQFLEHEWTNMQRFLLEISNPETVSNTAGFEGYIDLGRELSSLHSLLWEAVSQLEQSIVSKLGPLPRILRDVHTALSTPGSGQLAGTNDLASTPGSGSSSVSAGLQKMVIENDLSGSSGVQPSPARSSSYSEANEPDLQMANGGKSLSMVDLQDARVLDGEAGSPAGPDALTADGQAPATQLVAGWPARAAPVSLAGLATVRRAGQTPTTPVTSEGAPGRPQLLAPLSFQNPVYQMAAGLPLSPRGLGDSGSEGHSSLSSHSNSEELAAAAKLGSFSSSTAATAPEDLGRRPGELARRQVSLTEKGGQPTVPRQNSAGPQRRIDQPPPPPPPPPPAPRGRTPPTLLSTLQYPRPSSGTLASASPDWAGPGARLRQQSSSSKGDSPELKPRAVHKQGPSPVSPNALDRTAAWLLTMNAQLLEDEGLGPDPPHRDRLRSKEELSQAEKDLAVLQDKLRISTKKLEEYETLFKCQEETTQKLVLEYQARLEEGEERLRRQQEDKDIQMKGIISRLMSVEEELKKDHAEMQAAVDSKQKIIDAQEKRIASLDAANARLMSALTQLKERYSMQARNGLSPTNPTKLQITENGEFRNSSNC
- the DAB2IP gene encoding disabled homolog 2-interacting protein isoform X10, producing MRIGSHLMPRLKESRSHESLLSPSSAVEALDLSMEEEVVIKPVHSSILGQDYCFEVTTSSGSKCFSCRSAAERDKWMENLRRAVHPNKDNSRRVEHILKLWVIEAKDLPAKKKYLCELCLDDVLYARTTGKLKTDNVFWGEHFEFHNLPPLRMVTVHLYRETDKKKKKERSSYLGLVSLPAASVAGRQFVEKWYPVVTPNPKGGKGPGPMIRIKARYQTITILPMEMYKEFAEHITNHYLGLCAALEPILSAKTKEEMASALVHILQSTGKVKDFLTDLMMSEVDRCGDNEHLIFRENTLATKAIEEYLKLVGQKYLQDALGEFIKALYESDENCEVDPSKCSAADLPEHQGNLKMCCELAFCKIINSYCVFPRELKEVFASWRQECSSRGRPDISERLISASLFLRFLCPAIMSPSLFNLLQEYPDDRTARTLTLIAKVTQNLANFAKFGSKEEYMSFMNQFLEHEWTNMQRFLLEISNPETVSNTAGFEGYIDLGRELSSLHSLLWEAVSQLEQSIVSKLGPLPRILRDVHTALSTPGSGQLAGTNDLASTPGSGSSSVSAGLQKMVIENDLSGLIDFTRLPSPTPENKDLFFVTRSSGVQPSPARSSSYSEANEPDLQMANGGKSLSMVDLQDARVLDGEAGSPAGPDALTADGQAPATQLVAGWPARAAPVSLAGLATVRRAGQTPTTPVTSEGAPGRPQLLAPLSFQNPVYQMAAGLPLSPRGLGDSGSEGHSSLSSHSNSEELAAAAKLGSFSSSTAATAPEDLGRRPGELARRQVSLTEKGGQPTVPRQNSAGPQRRIDQPPPPPPPPPPAPRGRTPPTLLSTLQYPRPSSGTLASASPDWAGPGARLRQQSSSSKGDSPELKPRAVHKQGPSPVSPNALDRTAAWLLTMNAQLLEDEGLGPDPPHRDRLRSKEELSQAEKDLAVLQDKLRISTKKLEEYETLFKCQEETTQKLVLEYQARLEEGEERLRRQQEDKDIQMKGIISRLMSVEEELKKDHAEMQAAVDSKQKIIDAQEKRIASLDAANARLMSALTQLKERYSMQARNGLSPTNPTKLQITENGEFRNSSNC
- the DAB2IP gene encoding disabled homolog 2-interacting protein isoform X4, whose protein sequence is METASVHKSGGARGWGPIRHGARLPLGPRRLLRTESPRGQALWQFLVHKSPQERPGSRRSLPGSLSEKSPSMEPSAATPFRVTGFLSRRLKGSIKRTKSQPKLDRNHSFRHILPGFRSAAAAAAASAADNERSHLMPRLKESRSHESLLSPSSAVEALDLSMEEEVVIKPVHSSILGQDYCFEVTTSSGSKCFSCRSAAERDKWMENLRRAVHPNKDNSRRVEHILKLWVIEAKDLPAKKKYLCELCLDDVLYARTTGKLKTDNVFWGEHFEFHNLPPLRMVTVHLYRETDKKKKKERSSYLGLVSLPAASVAGRQFVEKWYPVVTPNPKGGKGPGPMIRIKARYQTITILPMEMYKEFAEHITNHYLGLCAALEPILSAKTKEEMASALVHILQSTGKVKDFLTDLMMSEVDRCGDNEHLIFRENTLATKAIEEYLKLVGQKYLQDALGEFIKALYESDENCEVDPSKCSAADLPEHQGNLKMCCELAFCKIINSYCVFPRELKEVFASWRQECSSRGRPDISERLISASLFLRFLCPAIMSPSLFNLLQEYPDDRTARTLTLIAKVTQNLANFAKFGSKEEYMSFMNQFLEHEWTNMQRFLLEISNPETVSNTAGFEGYIDLGRELSSLHSLLWEAVSQLEQSIVSKLGPLPRILRDVHTALSTPGSGQLAGTNDLASTPGSGSSSVSAGLQKMVIENDLSGLIDFTRLPSPTPENKDLFFVTRSSGVQPSPARSSSYSEANEPDLQMANGGKSLSMVDLQDARVLDGEAGSPAGPDALTADGQAPATQLVAGWPARAAPVSLAGLATVRRAGQTPTTPVTSEGAPGRPQLLAPLSFQNPVYQMAAGLPLSPRGLGDSGSEGHSSLSSHSNSEELAAAAKLGSFSSSTAATAPEDLGRRPGELARRQVSLTEKGGQPTVPRQNSAGPQRRIDQPPPPPPPPPPAPRGRTPPTLLSTLQYPRPSSGTLASASPDWAGPGARLRQQSSSSKGDSPELKPRAVHKQGPSPVSPNALDRTAAWLLTMNAQLLEDEGLGPDPPHRDRLRSKEELSQAEKDLAVLQDKLRISTKKLEEYETLFKCQEETTQKLVLEYQARLEEGEERLRRQQEDKDIQMKGIISRLMSVEEELKKDHAEMQAAVDSKQKIIDAQEKRIASLDAANARLMSALTQLKERYSMQARNGLSPTNPTKLQITENGEFRNSSNC